Part of the Pseudomonas lijiangensis genome is shown below.
AGGCGATACGCTTGACCAACGGCGCGTAACGCTCGATGAGTTCGTATTGCGAATTTCTGGAAGCCTTGCTGTACATTTGAAAGCCGCTCGCTGTCATTGAACAGGCCCCGCACTGGTCTGATGGACAAGTCGTTCGACGAAGAACTCCAGATGACCACGCGGGTTGGCCGGCAACGGCCAGGTGTCAACCTTCTGGGCAATGGCCTTGAAAGCCAGTGCACATTTGGAGCGTGGAAACGCCTCGTAGACAGCGCGCTGCTTCTGTACCGCCTTGCGAACACATTCGTCGTAAGGCACGGCACCGACGTACTGCAGGGCAACATCAAGGAAGCGGTCAGTTACTTTCGTCAGTTTGGCGAACAGGTTGCGCCCTTCCTGCGGGCTCTGGGCCATGTTGGCCAGAACGCGAAAACGGTTCATGCCGTAGTCGCGGTTGAGCAATTTGATAAGTGCGTAGGCGTCGGTGATCGAGGTGGGTTCATCGCAGACCACAAGCAGCACTTCCTGCGCGGCGCGCACGAAGCTGACAACCGATTCGCCGATACCGGCGGCCGTGTCGATCACCAGTACGTCGAGGTTGTCGCCAATCTCGCTGAAGGCCTGGATCAGACCGGCATGCTGGGCTGGCGACAGGTGAACCATGCTCTGGGTGCCGGAAGCCGCAGGCACGATGCGAACACCGCCCGGGCCCTGCAACAGGACATCGCGCAGGTCGCAACGACCCTCGATGACATCCGCCAGCGTGCGTTTGGGTGTCAGCCCCAGCAGAACATCGACGTTGGCCAGGCCAAGGTCTGCATCCAGCAGCATGACGCGCCGACCGAGCTCGGCCAGAGCCAGTGAGAGATTCACTGACACGTTAGTCTTACCGACGCCACCTTTGCCACCGGTCACTGCGATAACCTGTACGGGATGCATGCTGCCCATGTTATTTCTTTACCTTGTCTTGCGTAGACCGAAACCACATTACGGGCTGCATGTTCGCGAACGAACAATGCCTGGCAGACCATTGATGCAGGGACATTCCAGTAATACCCATCACTTAACCCACTCTCTTGCCAGGGGTGTGATAGAGGTCGGCAAACATATCAGCCATCGCTTCCTCGCTCGGCTCATCCTGCATTTGCACACTCACTGCACGACTCACCAACTGGTGACGGCGCGGCAGATGCAGGTCATCAGGAATACGCGGCCCATCCGTCAAATAAGCAACGGGTAACTCATGGCCGATCGCAAGGCTCAGCACTTCGCCGAGGCTTGCGGTTTCATCAAGTTTGGTCAGGATGCAACCTGCCAGACCACAACGTTTGTAACTGTGATAGGCCGCCGTCAGTACCTGCTTCTGGCTGGTTGTCGCCAGCACCAGGTAGTTGCGTGCACGAATGCCGCGGCCTGCCAGACTTTCGAGTTGCATGCGCAGGGCCGGATCGCTGGCCTGCAGGCCTGCGGTATCGATCAGCACCACGCGCTTGCGCAGCAGCGGGTCCAGGGCCTGAGCCAAGGACTGGCCAGGATCGACATGGGTCACCGGCACATTGAGGATGCGGCCCAGGGTCTTGAGCTGCTCCTGAGCACCGATACGGAAACTGTCCATACTGACCAGCGCAATGTTCTGCGGGCCGTACTTGAGCACATAACGGGCTGCCAGCTTGGCGAGGGTCGTGGTCTTGCCCATGCCGGCCGGGCCGACCATGGCGATCACACCACCTTCCTCGAGAGGCTCGACGTCAGGCACGGCAATCATGCGCGCCAGGTGCGCCAGCAGCATGCGCCAGGCCTGACGAGGCTCGTCGATTTCAGGGATCATCGCCAGCAGGTCGCGTGACAGCGGGCCGGACAGACCAACGCGCTGCAGACGACGCCACAGGCTGGCCTGCTGCGGACGGCTGCCTTGCAGCTGGCTCCAGGCCAGGGAGCCGAGCTGGACTTCCAGCAGCTCGCGCAGGCCATTCAATTCATTACGCATGGAGTCGTAGGCGCGCTGCCCCACTGCCGGCTCTGTGGCGGCAGGTGCGGGTGCATGGGCAAAAGGGCGTGGCGGCTCTTCGAGGGTCGGCTCGATATGTTTATCGAGGCCGCTGAGCGGCATGCCGGAAAACAGCTGGCGATTGATCGAAGGATCGCTGTCACCGCGATTGTCGAGTTCGGCCTGGGCGGAAACGATGCGCGACTGAGTCTTGCGCAGCTCGTCCTCAAGCTCCATGTTCGGCACGCGAGGCGCCAATGCGGACAGCTTGTAATCCAGAGCGGCAGTCAGCTCGACGCCACCGGCGATGCGGCGGTTGCCAATGATGGCCGCCTCGGCGCCCAGCTCATCACGAACCAGTTTCATGGCTTGACGCATATCGGCGGCGAAAAAACGCTTAACTTGCATGACTCACTACCTCAGCCGTTAGGCCCGACAGTCGCTACGATGGTGACTTGCTTATTGTCAGGAATTTCCTGATACGCCAGAACATGCATGTTCGGTACAGCCAATCGTCCAAATCGTGACAGCATGGCCCGGATGGGACCCGCTACCAACAGAATTACCGGCGACCCTTGCATCTCCTGACGCTGGGCGGCCTCAATCAACGAACGCTGGAGCTTCTCAGCCATGCTCGGCTCAAGAAGAACGCCTTCTTCCTGACCCTGACCAGCCTTCTGCAAACTATTGAGCAATATTTGTTCCAACCTTGGTTCCAGCGTGATGACAGGCAGCTCCGGCTCAATCCCCACAATGCTTTGCACGATTGCACGGCTCAGACCGACCCGTACGACAGCCACCAAAGCGGCGGTATCTTGACTCTTGCCAGCGTTGTTGGCGATGGCTTCGGCAATGCTGCGGATATCGCGAACAGGCACGTGCTCAGCCAGCAGGGCTTGCAGCACATTGAGCAACGCCGACAGCGAAAGAACGCCCGGCACCAGCTCTTCAGCGAGTTTTGGTGAGCTTTTGGCCAGCAATTGCATCAATTGCTGCACTTCCTCATGCCCGATGAGCTCATGAGAGTGTTTGTAGAGGATCTGGTTCAAGTGCGTTGCCACTACAGTACTGGCATCCACCACCGTGTAACCCAATGACTGAGCCTGGCTGCGCTGGCTGATTTCGATCCACACCGCTTCAAGACCGAATGCCGGATCTCTGGCAGTGATGCCGTTGAGCGTGCCAAACACCTGCCCCGGGTTGATCGCCAGTTCACGATCCGGGTAAATCTCGGCCTCGGCCAGAATCACGCCCATGAGCGTCAAGCGATAGGCACTGGGCGCCAGATCCAGGTTGTCGCGAATGTGTACGGTCGGCATCAGGAAGCCCAGCTCCTGGGACAGCTTCTTGCGCACGCCCTTGATACGCGCCAGCAACTGACCACCCTGATTGCGATCCACCAGCGGAATCAGGCGATAGCCCACTTCCAGACCGATGATGTCGATCGGCGTCACATCATCCCAGCCCAGCTCCTTGGAGTCCTGAACGCGGGTCGGCGACGGCAGCAGTTCCTGTTGACGCTGAACTTCGGCCAGTGCTTCGACCTTTGCCATGTTCTGCTTCTTCCACAGCCAGTAGGCTGCACCGCCCGCCACCAGACCCAGGCTGATGAAGGAGAAGTGCGGCATGCCCGGCACCAGGCCCATGACGATCATGATCGCAGCCGATACGGCCAGGGCCTTGTGCGAGGTGAACATCTGGCGATTGATCATCTTGCCCATTTCTTCCGAACCGGAAGCACGGGTCACCATGATCGCCGCCGCCGTGGACAACAGCAGTGATGGCAATTGCGCCACCAAACCGTCACCGATGGTCAGGAGCGTGTACACACGACCCGCATCAGCGAAGGTCATGTTGTGCTGCAGGATACCGACCAGCATGCCGCCGATCAGGTTGATGAACAGAATCAGCAGGCCCGCAATCGCATCACCGCGCACGAATTTGCTGGCACCGTCCATGGAACCGTAGAACTCGGCTTCCTGGGCCACTTCGGCACGACGGCGTTTTGCTTCTGGCTGATCGATCAGGCCGGCGTTGAGGTCGGCGTCGATCGCCATCTGCTTGCCCGGCATCGCATCGAGGGTGAATCGTGCGCTTACTTCGGAAATACGCCCGGCACCCTTGGTGATTACCACGAAGTTGATGATCATCAGGATCGCGAACACCACGATACCGACCACGTAGTTACCGCCGATTACCACTTCACCGAAGGCCTGGATCACCTTGCCCGCAGCCGCGTGACCGTCCTGACCGTGAAGCATGACCACACGGGTGGACGCCACGTTCAGCGCCAGGCGCAACAGGGTGGCTACCAGCAGGATGGTGGGGAAAACCGAGAAGTCCAGCGGCCGCAAGGCATAGACGCAGACCAGCAGCACGACGATGGACAGCGCAATGTTGAAGGTGAAGAACACGTCCAGCAGGAAAGGCGGGATAGGCAACATCATCATTGCCATCATGATCAACAACAACAGCGGGACACCCAGCTGGCCACGACCAAAACCGGCAAGATTGCTACGTGCGCTACTGATAATCTGAGAGCGATCCACTGTTCTTTACCTGCGCACTAAATCAAAACTTTGACGCCCAAGGCGACCTGAATCGACTTATTGCAAAAAGCTGTCCAACTTTAGCAGCGAGTAGCCAGCACAAAGCCACAAGCTGATAGCAACTTGTGGTCTTGCTTGGTGGATACAGAGGTTTTCGCGAATGAATCCGCTCTTATCAAACAAGACGTAAGACGATGAATTAAAAGGTTTTTCTGTAGGAGCGAATTCATTCGCGAGACGTCATTGAGGGCGATAGATTTTCTTCAGCTTCACGGGCCTCTCGCGAATGAATTCGCTCCTACGAATTTTGCGGGAGCCGATTTATTCGCGATCAGGAATCGCGCTGCAGGTCTGGCGGGATGGGCAGTACACCCAATGGATCCGGGCGTTTGCCTCGACCTGAGTGGTACTGGCGGATCTGATAGACGTAAGCCAGCACCTGGGCCACGGCCAGGTAAAGCCCGGCAGGAATCTCTTGCTCAAGCTCGGTGCTGTAGTAGATGGAACGGGCCAGGGCGGCCGATTCCAGGATCAATATCTGGTTGTGGGCGCCAATCTCGCGAATCTTCAGGGCGACAAGATCAGCCCCCTTGGCCAGCAGCATCGGCGCCCCGCCCTTCTCGGGATCGTACTTGAGCGCCACGGCAAAGTGCGTCGGGTTGGTGATGATGACATCGGCCTCCGGAATGGCCGCCATCATCCGGCGATGGGACATCTCGCGCTGCAACTGACGAATCCGCTGCTTGACCTCAGGGCTACCCTCGCTGTTCTTGTGCTCGTCACGCACTTCCTGCTTGGTCATCAGGAGCTTCTTGTGGGCCTCATACATCTGGAAAGGCACATCGAGCGCGGCAATGAAGAACAACCCGCATGCCATCCAGAAGCTGCTCCAGCCGACCACCTGCAAGCTGTGGATCATGGCCTGCTCCAGCGGCTCATGAGCAATGGAAACCAGGTCGTTGCGCTCCTTGCTCAGGACCACCAGCGCCACCGCCAGAATGATCAGAAACTTGGCGATCGACTTGAGCAGCTCCACCAGCGCATGGGGAGAAAACATGCGCTTGAGCCCGGCAGCGGGGTTCATGCGGCTGAATTTGGGGGCCAGGGATTTGGTCGCGAACAACCAGCCGCCCAGCATGATCGGCCCCACCAGCGCAGCCACCAGCATGGCAATCAGAAATGGCAACACCACAATCAGTGCATGCTCGCCGGAGCTGAGCAGCAGCTTGCCCATATAGGTGGTGTCCATCAGGGTTTCACGACTGATCGTGAAGTTGTTGCGCATCAAATCAACCATCATGCGCGCAATACCCCCGCCAAACATCAGCAGGCCGCCCGCCCCCATCAGCATCACGACGAGGGTCGTCAGCTCCTTGGAGCGGGCAATCTGCCCTTCGGCCCGGGAGTCCCGGACCTTTTTCTCCGTGGGTTCCTCTGTCTTGTCCTGGCCATTCTCGTTCTCAGCCATGTCAGCGGGCCCTCACCAGATCGCGCAGGGACTGCAAACCCTGAGTGGCCATGGGCTGGTACTGGTTGAGAATGTCGGCCATGCTCATCCAGAGAATGATCATGCCCAGCACAAGCGTCATGGGGAAACCGATGGAGAAGATGTTGAGCTGCGGTGCCGCACGGGTCATGACGCCAAGCGCGATGTTGATGACCAGCAGCGCGGTAATGGCCGGCAGCACCAGCCTCATCCCTGAACTCATCACCCAGCCGAGCCCCGTGGCCAGTTCCCAGAAGTTGCTGACCTGCAGGCCACTGCCCACCGGCATGGTCGTGAAACTCTCGACCAGAATTTCCAGCACCACCAGATGGCCATTCATGGCCAGAAACAACAGCGTGACCAGCATGGTGAAAAACTGACCGATGACCGCCGACGATACGCCGTTGGTGGGGTCGACCATCGAGGCAAAGCCCATCCCCATCTGGGTGGAAATGATCTGACCCGCCACCACGAAAATATGGAAGAACAATTGAAGCGAAAGCCCCATGCCCGCACCGATGAGGATCTGCTCACCAATGAGCAGCAGCGCACTGAGATCGAGGGCCTGGACCGACGGCATGGCGGGCAGCACAGGGGCGACCACCACGGTGATCGCCACGGCAAAATACAGGCGCACGCGACGCGGCACCAGCGTCGTGCCAATGATCGGCATGGTCATCAGGACAGCGACGATCCGGAACAATGGCAGCATGAAGCTGGCGACCCAGGTACTGATCTGGGTATCGGTCAGCGCAAGCAAAGGCTGCATGCGCTGCTAGCCGATCAAGGTCGGAATACTGCCGTACAACGACAGCATGTATTCCATGAATATTTTCAGCAGCCAGGGACCCACGACAATCAGGGTCACGAGCATCACGAGCAGACGCGGAAGAAAACTCAAGGTCTGTTCGTTGATCTGAGTAGCCGCCTGGAAAATGGCGACCAGCAGGCCGCAGAGCAGGCTCGGCACCACGAGAATCGACACCAGTACGGTGGTCAGCCACAACGCTTCACGAAACAGGTCGACCGCTACTTCCGGCGTCATCGGGCAGACTCCTCGTCAAAACGACTCATACACCACCAAAACTTCCCGCCAGGGTTCCGACGATCAGCGCCCAGCCATCCACCAGCACGAACAGCATGATCTTGAACGGCAAGGAAATGATCAGCGGCGACAGCATCATCATACCCATGGCCATCAGCACACTGGCGACCACCAGGTCGATGATCAGGAACGGGATGAAGATCATGAAACCGATCTGGAAGGCCGTCTTGAGCTCGGAGATCACGAAGGCCGGCACCAGAATGGTCAAGGGTGCAGCGTCAGGCGTCTGAATATCGGTACGCTTGGACAGGCGCATGAACAGGTCCAGGTCGCTGGTGCGGGTCTGGGCCAGCATGAAGTCCTTGATCGGCACCTGAGCCTTGGCCACCGCATCCTGCGCACTGAGCTTTTCCGCCAGATAAGGCTGCAAGGCATCCTGATTCACCCGATCGAACACCGGCGCCATGATGAACATGGTCAGAAACAGCGCCATGCCGGTCAGAATCTGGTTCGACGGCGTCTGCTGCAAGCCAAGGGCCTGACGCAGGATCGAGAAAACGATGATGATTCGCGTAAAGCTGGTCATCAGCATGACGAATGCCGGAATGAAGCTCAGCGCCGTCATGATCAGCAGGATCTGCAGGCTGACCGAATATTCCTGCTGACCCGCCGGGTTGTTGGACAGCGTGATCGCCGGTATCGACAACGGATCGGCAGCGAACGCGACAGGTGCTGCCATCGTCAACAGCAGCAATATCAGGAAACGCAAGGCACCCATCACTTCTTGTCCTTATCCTTGCCCATCAACTCCAGAAGGCGCTGGGCGAACTCAGGGGTTGCCTGCTCGCGCACGGGAACCTGCACCGGCTCCTTGAGCACATGCAGCGGCGTGATGTGGCCCGGCGTGACACCCAGCAGAATCTGCTCGTTGCCCACCTGAACCAGCAGCAACCGGTCACGGGTGCCGAGCGCCCGGGAACCCAGCAGCTCGATGACCTGACCACCGTTCGGCCCGACGCTCTGTACCCGGCGCATGACCCAGGCCAGCACGAAAATCAGGCCGACCACCACCAGCAGGCCAAGCAGCAACTGCAGCACTTGCCCGCCCATCCCGCCTGAAACCGTGTTGGCCACCTGCGGAGCGGCTGCAGCAGCCTGCGCCACAGGTTCGGTTGCCCAAGCCAGCGAAGGCAGCGTCAGCAGCACACCCAGCAAGCGCCTCACTTAGCGCAACTTCTTGATGCGTTCGCTCGGACTGATGACATCCGTCAGACGGATGCCGAACTTCTCGTTGACCACGACCACTTCGCCATGGGCGATCAGTGTGCCGTTGACCAACACGTCCAGCGGCTCGCCAGCCAGACGATCCAGCTCGATCACCGAACCCTGGTTGAGCTGCAGCAGGTTACGGATGTTGATATCGGTGCTGCCCACTTCCATGGAGATCGACACCGGAATGTCCAGAATCACATCCAGGTTGGGACCGTCCAGCGTCACAGGTGCATTGTTCTTGGGAACACTGCCGAACTCTTCCATCGCCATGCGCGACGAAGAGTTGCCTTCATCGGCCGCCAGCAATGCGTCGATATCGGCCTGACCACCCTCACCGGCTTCACCCAGGGCCGCAGCCCACTCATCGGCCAACGCCTGATCTTCAGCAGACGTCATTTCGTTTTCATCAGCCATCGGTTGTCCTCTGCGGGCATTGATTCAATTACGCAACAATTTTCAGCATTGATCTGACAGATCAACGCCGCTCTATGGGTTCGATTACTTGCAGGGCGAGATTGCCCTTGTGCGAGCCGAGCTTGACCTTGAAAGAAGGCACGCCATTGGCACGCATGACCAGCGTCTCGGGCAACTCCACCGGAATCACGTCGCCAGGCTGCATGTGCAGGATGTCGCGCAGCGGCAACTGACGCTGGACAATGGTTGTGCTCAGCGGAACGTTGACGTCGAGAACGTCTTCCTTGAGTGCCTTGATCCAGCGCTCGTCCTGATCGTCGAGATCCGACTGGAAACCGGCGTCGAGCATTTCGCGAATCGGCTCGATCATCGAGTACGGCATGGTCACGTGCAGGTCACCGCCACCGCCATCGAGTTCGATGTGGAATGTGGAAATCACCACCGCCTCGCTCGGACCTACGATGTTGGCCATGGCCGGGTTCACTTCGGAGTTGATGTACTCGAAGTTCACTTCCATGATCGCCTGCCAAGCTTCCTTGAGGTCGATGAACGCCTGATCCAGAACGATGCGCACGACGCGCAGTTCGGTCGGGGTGAATTCACGTCCTTCGATCTTGGCGTGACGACCGTCACCGCCAAAGAAGTTGTCCACCAGCTTGAACACCAGCTTGGCGTCGAGGATGAACAGGGCCGTACCGCGCAATGGCTTGATCTTGGCCAGGTTGAGGCTGGTCGGTACGTACAGCGAGTGTACGTATTCGCCAAACTTCATGACCTGAACACCGCCCACCGCCACGTCCGCCGAGCGACGCAGCAGGTTGAACATGCTGATGCGGGTATAGCGGGCAAAACGTTCGTTGATCATTTCCAGGGTCGGCATCCGACCCCGCACGATCCGGTCCTGGCTGGTCAGGTCGTAACTCTTGATGCTGCCAGGCTCACTGTTACTTTCGGTCTGGACCATCCCATCGTCAACGCCGTGCAACAGCGCATCGATCTCGTCCTGGGACAGCAGGTCTTGAACGGCCATGTCAGAGTCCTACTGCAATACGAAGTTAGTGAAGAGCAACTGTTCGATCACAGTCTTGCCGAGTTCTTTCTGCGCCACTTCCTGGATGCTGGCGGTCGCTTTCTGACGCAGCATTTCCTGGCCGATTGGCGTGGCCAGCGACTCGAAAGGAATGGCCGCGAACAGCATCACCAGATTGTTGCGAATCACCGGCATGTGAACCTTCAAGGCTTCCATGTCCGCAGCGTTGCGCGCCAGCATGGTGATGCTGACCTGCATGTAACGCTGACGACCATTGGAGTTGAAGTTCACCACGAACGCAGGCGTCAGGGGCTCAAAGACTGCCACTGGCTTGACGTTGGCCGCCGCTGCCACTGCTGCCGGATCAGGCGCACTCGCAGACTTGTGCATGATGAACCAGGTCGCACCTACCGAAAGGCCTACAGCGAGCAATAAAGCCACGACTGCGACGATGATGAGCTTGAGTTTACCTTTGGAAGCGGGGTCTTTAACTTCTTCGCTCTTCGCCATGCCAATAATCCGTCACTATTCAAGGGGTTCGCTGATACGTGAGAGAGGCAGAGCAAGTGTTATGCCAGAGTTGCGGGGAGGAAGGCTGGAGCGTGAATGAATTCGTTACATGTGCGGAGGCTGGAGTGCGGCTTACGCTCTTCATACCGCCGTCGCGAGCAAGCTCCCTCCCACAAGGATTGCATGAACCCATGTGGGAGGGAGCTTGCTCGCGACGGGGTGACAACCACATCGGAGCGAACGAACCAATCAAGCGTAGAAATCGATCTCGCTGGTGCCGATCACCCGGGCCGCTGGCTGGCTGACCGGAGCAGCAGCATCGGCGACAGCGGTGTCATCCACGCCATCCCCTGAACCCGAGCCACCACCACGACCACCGCGCTGTGCCCGGCTGGCCTGTTCCTGCGCCTGCTGCTGGGCCTGTTGCTGAGACTGGTCGGACACGTTGACGTCAACCTGACCAAGCCCCTGCTGAACAAACGACTCACGCAAACGCGACATCTGGTTTTCCAGCGCTTCACGCACGCCCAGGTGGGCACTCATGAAGGTCACCTGGGTCTGCTGGTCCGGCGCCATATTGACGCGAATGTCCAGACGACCGAGTTCGGCAGGTTCCAGTTTGATTTCAGCCGACTTCAGGCTCTGGCTCGACAGGTACATCACACGATCCACGATTCCTTCGCTCCAGCCGCTCTGGTTCATGGCCAGAGGCTGGTTCATCAGCGGTGTCGGTGCAGCGGCTGTCTTGGCGGGTTGTGCCGCCTGGCTCAGGGCCGCCAGACGCTCGGCGAAGTTATCGACCCGGGTATCGCCCGTGACGCTCTTGGTGTCTTTGAGGCCATCGCTGATCAGGCTGCTGAACGACTTGTCGCTGCTTTCGGTACTGCTTTCGTCCGAGGGCAATTGCTCGCTCAAGGCCGCCAGGTTATTGGCGACATTTTGACTCTGATCATTATCGGCATTGTTGGCTGCCCGACCCGATGCATTCGCCTGTTGAGAGGCATGCGCCTTGGCATTGGCGTTTTCCAGTGCCAGTTGTACGGCATGCAAACCGTCCAGCGGGTCAGCCTCGGGATCAAAGGAATCATCGACAGGCGCCGCCGTGGGCAGTGCCGCCAGGACCGGCAAGGCCTTGGCCGCATCGCTATCGGTCTTGGCCGCAGAAGCCGCCAGCGCAGCAGGCACCTGGGCCGCTGCCAGTTGCAATGCCGGATCAAGCGCAGGGTCAGTAACCGGTGGCGTCACGACTTCGGCGACTGTTTCACCTTCGGCAGCGGACTTGTCATCAGTACTGGCGCTGGCCGGGTCGGCAGGCAAGCCATTGCCGCTTTCGGCAACGGTCGAGTCATCGGCGGCAGTGGCGGTACTCGCGTCGGTCTTGTCCTTTTCAGGCACAGACTTGTCACGCGCAGGCTTGACCGCGGTGTCGTTGCGATCAGCAACCTTGTCCTTGGCCTGCTTGGCGTAGACATTGGAAAAGCTGGAGCCGTCGCCCTTGCCGCTGTCTGCAGCCTTGATCGCATTATTGGCCGCGCTGGACTTTGACGTCGCAGTCGCATTGGCCTGAAGAAGCACATTTGGGGCAAGGGGCATTTCAATCTCCGCACAT
Proteins encoded:
- the fleN gene encoding flagellar synthesis regulator FleN translates to MGSMHPVQVIAVTGGKGGVGKTNVSVNLSLALAELGRRVMLLDADLGLANVDVLLGLTPKRTLADVIEGRCDLRDVLLQGPGGVRIVPAASGTQSMVHLSPAQHAGLIQAFSEIGDNLDVLVIDTAAGIGESVVSFVRAAQEVLLVVCDEPTSITDAYALIKLLNRDYGMNRFRVLANMAQSPQEGRNLFAKLTKVTDRFLDVALQYVGAVPYDECVRKAVQKQRAVYEAFPRSKCALAFKAIAQKVDTWPLPANPRGHLEFFVERLVHQTSAGPVQ
- the flhF gene encoding flagellar biosynthesis protein FlhF, encoding MQVKRFFAADMRQAMKLVRDELGAEAAIIGNRRIAGGVELTAALDYKLSALAPRVPNMELEDELRKTQSRIVSAQAELDNRGDSDPSINRQLFSGMPLSGLDKHIEPTLEEPPRPFAHAPAPAATEPAVGQRAYDSMRNELNGLRELLEVQLGSLAWSQLQGSRPQQASLWRRLQRVGLSGPLSRDLLAMIPEIDEPRQAWRMLLAHLARMIAVPDVEPLEEGGVIAMVGPAGMGKTTTLAKLAARYVLKYGPQNIALVSMDSFRIGAQEQLKTLGRILNVPVTHVDPGQSLAQALDPLLRKRVVLIDTAGLQASDPALRMQLESLAGRGIRARNYLVLATTSQKQVLTAAYHSYKRCGLAGCILTKLDETASLGEVLSLAIGHELPVAYLTDGPRIPDDLHLPRRHQLVSRAVSVQMQDEPSEEAMADMFADLYHTPGKRVG
- the flhA gene encoding flagellar biosynthesis protein FlhA; translation: MDRSQIISSARSNLAGFGRGQLGVPLLLLIMMAMMMLPIPPFLLDVFFTFNIALSIVVLLVCVYALRPLDFSVFPTILLVATLLRLALNVASTRVVMLHGQDGHAAAGKVIQAFGEVVIGGNYVVGIVVFAILMIINFVVITKGAGRISEVSARFTLDAMPGKQMAIDADLNAGLIDQPEAKRRRAEVAQEAEFYGSMDGASKFVRGDAIAGLLILFINLIGGMLVGILQHNMTFADAGRVYTLLTIGDGLVAQLPSLLLSTAAAIMVTRASGSEEMGKMINRQMFTSHKALAVSAAIMIVMGLVPGMPHFSFISLGLVAGGAAYWLWKKQNMAKVEALAEVQRQQELLPSPTRVQDSKELGWDDVTPIDIIGLEVGYRLIPLVDRNQGGQLLARIKGVRKKLSQELGFLMPTVHIRDNLDLAPSAYRLTLMGVILAEAEIYPDRELAINPGQVFGTLNGITARDPAFGLEAVWIEISQRSQAQSLGYTVVDASTVVATHLNQILYKHSHELIGHEEVQQLMQLLAKSSPKLAEELVPGVLSLSALLNVLQALLAEHVPVRDIRSIAEAIANNAGKSQDTAALVAVVRVGLSRAIVQSIVGIEPELPVITLEPRLEQILLNSLQKAGQGQEEGVLLEPSMAEKLQRSLIEAAQRQEMQGSPVILLVAGPIRAMLSRFGRLAVPNMHVLAYQEIPDNKQVTIVATVGPNG
- the flhB gene encoding flagellar biosynthesis protein FlhB, coding for MAENENGQDKTEEPTEKKVRDSRAEGQIARSKELTTLVVMLMGAGGLLMFGGGIARMMVDLMRNNFTISRETLMDTTYMGKLLLSSGEHALIVVLPFLIAMLVAALVGPIMLGGWLFATKSLAPKFSRMNPAAGLKRMFSPHALVELLKSIAKFLIILAVALVVLSKERNDLVSIAHEPLEQAMIHSLQVVGWSSFWMACGLFFIAALDVPFQMYEAHKKLLMTKQEVRDEHKNSEGSPEVKQRIRQLQREMSHRRMMAAIPEADVIITNPTHFAVALKYDPEKGGAPMLLAKGADLVALKIREIGAHNQILILESAALARSIYYSTELEQEIPAGLYLAVAQVLAYVYQIRQYHSGRGKRPDPLGVLPIPPDLQRDS
- the fliR gene encoding flagellar biosynthetic protein FliR; translation: MQPLLALTDTQISTWVASFMLPLFRIVAVLMTMPIIGTTLVPRRVRLYFAVAITVVVAPVLPAMPSVQALDLSALLLIGEQILIGAGMGLSLQLFFHIFVVAGQIISTQMGMGFASMVDPTNGVSSAVIGQFFTMLVTLLFLAMNGHLVVLEILVESFTTMPVGSGLQVSNFWELATGLGWVMSSGMRLVLPAITALLVINIALGVMTRAAPQLNIFSIGFPMTLVLGMIILWMSMADILNQYQPMATQGLQSLRDLVRAR
- a CDS encoding flagellar biosynthetic protein FliQ, which codes for MTPEVAVDLFREALWLTTVLVSILVVPSLLCGLLVAIFQAATQINEQTLSFLPRLLVMLVTLIVVGPWLLKIFMEYMLSLYGSIPTLIG
- the fliP gene encoding flagellar type III secretion system pore protein FliP (The bacterial flagellar biogenesis protein FliP forms a type III secretion system (T3SS)-type pore required for flagellar assembly.), producing the protein MGALRFLILLLLTMAAPVAFAADPLSIPAITLSNNPAGQQEYSVSLQILLIMTALSFIPAFVMLMTSFTRIIIVFSILRQALGLQQTPSNQILTGMALFLTMFIMAPVFDRVNQDALQPYLAEKLSAQDAVAKAQVPIKDFMLAQTRTSDLDLFMRLSKRTDIQTPDAAPLTILVPAFVISELKTAFQIGFMIFIPFLIIDLVVASVLMAMGMMMLSPLIISLPFKIMLFVLVDGWALIVGTLAGSFGGV
- the fliO gene encoding flagellar biosynthetic protein FliO; amino-acid sequence: MRRLLGVLLTLPSLAWATEPVAQAAAAAPQVANTVSGGMGGQVLQLLLGLLVVVGLIFVLAWVMRRVQSVGPNGGQVIELLGSRALGTRDRLLLVQVGNEQILLGVTPGHITPLHVLKEPVQVPVREQATPEFAQRLLELMGKDKDKK
- the fliN gene encoding flagellar motor switch protein FliN, whose amino-acid sequence is MADENEMTSAEDQALADEWAAALGEAGEGGQADIDALLAADEGNSSSRMAMEEFGSVPKNNAPVTLDGPNLDVILDIPVSISMEVGSTDINIRNLLQLNQGSVIELDRLAGEPLDVLVNGTLIAHGEVVVVNEKFGIRLTDVISPSERIKKLR
- the fliM gene encoding flagellar motor switch protein FliM, which gives rise to MAVQDLLSQDEIDALLHGVDDGMVQTESNSEPGSIKSYDLTSQDRIVRGRMPTLEMINERFARYTRISMFNLLRRSADVAVGGVQVMKFGEYVHSLYVPTSLNLAKIKPLRGTALFILDAKLVFKLVDNFFGGDGRHAKIEGREFTPTELRVVRIVLDQAFIDLKEAWQAIMEVNFEYINSEVNPAMANIVGPSEAVVISTFHIELDGGGGDLHVTMPYSMIEPIREMLDAGFQSDLDDQDERWIKALKEDVLDVNVPLSTTIVQRQLPLRDILHMQPGDVIPVELPETLVMRANGVPSFKVKLGSHKGNLALQVIEPIERR
- the fliL gene encoding flagellar basal body-associated protein FliL, producing the protein MAKSEEVKDPASKGKLKLIIVAVVALLLAVGLSVGATWFIMHKSASAPDPAAVAAAANVKPVAVFEPLTPAFVVNFNSNGRQRYMQVSITMLARNAADMEALKVHMPVIRNNLVMLFAAIPFESLATPIGQEMLRQKATASIQEVAQKELGKTVIEQLLFTNFVLQ